In one window of Pseudomonas chlororaphis subsp. chlororaphis DNA:
- a CDS encoding efflux RND transporter periplasmic adaptor subunit, which yields MSKNLFAPFCLLLLAAALSACDQASTAEEQAPLAKVRIETVETRPLSISSELSGRIAAPRIAEVRARVAGVVLQRTFREGTDVKQGDVLFRIDPAPFKADLDSALASLRKAEANAFQARLQEQRYAQLIADQAISAQEYDNARANARQTAADVAANQAAVQRARLNLGYATVTAPISGRVGRALVTEGALVGQNETTPLALIQQLDPIHADLTQSTRELNDLRRAFRAGQLQQVGQDQAKATLIQDDGSLYPLPGKLLFADLSVDPSTGQIILRSEFPNPDLDLLPGSFIRVRLEQAVNRQGISVPQRAIQRDSAGIAQVLLVDAEQRVVQRPVQLGAVQQDRWIVSDGLKAGDRIVVEGLQHARPGEKVQIDDSPLPLAQTTGQ from the coding sequence ATGTCGAAAAACCTGTTTGCGCCGTTCTGCCTGTTGTTGCTGGCAGCCGCGCTGAGCGCTTGCGACCAGGCCTCCACCGCCGAAGAACAGGCGCCGTTGGCCAAGGTCCGGATCGAAACCGTCGAGACTCGCCCGCTGTCGATCAGCAGCGAACTGAGCGGGCGCATCGCCGCGCCGCGTATCGCCGAGGTGCGCGCACGGGTGGCTGGGGTGGTGCTGCAACGGACCTTCCGCGAAGGCACCGACGTCAAGCAGGGCGACGTGCTGTTTCGCATCGATCCGGCACCGTTCAAGGCCGACCTCGACAGCGCCCTGGCCAGCCTGCGCAAGGCCGAGGCCAACGCTTTCCAGGCCCGCTTGCAGGAGCAGCGCTACGCCCAGTTGATCGCAGACCAAGCCATCAGCGCCCAGGAATACGACAACGCCCGGGCCAACGCGCGCCAGACCGCCGCCGACGTAGCCGCCAACCAGGCCGCCGTGCAGCGCGCCCGGCTGAACCTGGGCTATGCCACCGTCACCGCGCCGATTTCCGGGCGCGTCGGCCGCGCCCTGGTCACCGAAGGCGCACTGGTGGGCCAGAACGAAACCACGCCGCTGGCGCTGATCCAGCAACTGGACCCGATCCACGCCGACCTCACCCAGTCGACCCGCGAGCTCAACGACCTGCGCCGCGCCTTCCGCGCCGGCCAGTTGCAGCAGGTCGGCCAGGACCAGGCCAAGGCCACGCTGATCCAGGACGACGGCAGCCTCTACCCGCTGCCGGGCAAGCTGCTGTTCGCCGACCTCAGCGTCGACCCGAGCACCGGCCAGATCATCCTGCGCAGCGAGTTCCCCAACCCGGACCTCGACCTGCTGCCCGGCAGCTTCATTCGCGTACGCCTGGAGCAGGCGGTGAACCGCCAGGGCATCAGCGTGCCGCAGCGGGCCATCCAGCGCGACAGCGCCGGCATCGCCCAGGTGCTGCTGGTGGATGCCGAGCAGCGGGTGGTGCAGCGTCCGGTGCAACTGGGCGCCGTGCAACAGGACCGCTGGATCGTCAGCGACGGCCTCAAGGCCGGCGACCGTATCGTCGTCGAGGGCCTGCAGCACGCCCGTCCGGGCGAAAAGGTGCAGATCGACGACAGCCCTCTTCCCCTTGCCCAGACCACTGGACAGTAG